The Scomber japonicus isolate fScoJap1 chromosome 13, fScoJap1.pri, whole genome shotgun sequence genome includes a window with the following:
- the LOC128371042 gene encoding histone H2B 1/2-like: MPEPAKSAPKKGSKKAVAKTAGKGGKKRRKTRKESYAIYVYKVLKQVHPDTGISSKAMGIMNSFVGDIFERIAGEASRLAHYNKRSTITSREIQTAVRLLLPGELAKHAVSEGTKAVTKYTSSK, from the coding sequence ATGCCTGAACCAGCAAAGTCAGCCCCCAAGAAGGGATCCAAGAAAGCGGTGGCCAAGACGGCCGGCAAAGGAggcaagaagaggagaaagaccAGGAAGGAGAGCTACGCCATCTACGTCTACAAGGTGCTGAAGCAGGTCCATCCCGACACCGGCATCTCCTCCAAGGCTATGGGTATCATGAACTCCTTCGTGGGAGACATCTTCGAGCGTATCGCCGGTGAGGCTTCCCGTCTGGCTCACTACAACAAACGCTCCACCATCACCTCCAGGGAGATCCAGACCGCCGTCCGCCTGCTGCTGCCTGGTGAGCTGGCCAAACACGCCGTGTCCGAGGGCACCAAGGCCGTCACCAAGTACACCAGCTCCAAGTAA